A single window of Pseudomonadota bacterium DNA harbors:
- the der gene encoding ribosome biogenesis GTPase Der: MKPCIAIIGRPNVGKSTFFNRLVRKRKAIVANSPGVTRDRIFADAEWNGKEFLLVDTGGMIFDQEANLQADISRQSMVAVDEADIIIFLMDGKDGVMAEDENLALYLRKTRKKIFWVVNKLESQKYHDASIDFYRLGMERYYCISTAHGLGIGELMDDVTANLAVTDEELDKSGEQQLRIAVVGKPNVGKSSLLNRLLGEKRLVTSNQPGTTMDAIEVPLTVNDHHYRFIDTAGLRRKARVREQIEGYGNVATLRSIDFAQIILLMVDATVGITDQDIRIASLAHKKSKAIIFVFNKIDLPDAKDFSKKIMMNLLKVRLPFIYNPNAMRVSVIENRGLNKIFPLLQKLDKQLLTKVTTGKLNRMLKEITTQHQHPLIYHHPLKFYYITQISGIPPAFVIFCNMVTGIKPSYVRYLKKKMMEYLALDGIPIRIFFRKR, encoded by the coding sequence ATGAAACCCTGTATTGCTATCATCGGCCGACCTAATGTTGGCAAATCAACTTTTTTTAACCGGCTTGTCCGGAAAAGAAAGGCCATTGTTGCCAATTCTCCCGGGGTAACCCGGGACCGTATTTTTGCGGATGCCGAGTGGAATGGAAAAGAATTTCTCCTGGTTGATACCGGTGGCATGATTTTCGATCAGGAAGCCAATCTGCAGGCTGACATCTCCAGGCAGAGCATGGTGGCGGTTGATGAGGCTGATATCATTATATTCCTCATGGATGGCAAGGATGGGGTTATGGCTGAAGATGAAAACCTGGCACTTTATTTGCGTAAAACCAGGAAAAAGATTTTCTGGGTGGTGAATAAACTTGAGTCTCAGAAGTACCATGATGCCAGCATCGATTTTTATCGTCTGGGAATGGAGAGGTATTATTGCATTTCAACGGCCCATGGACTGGGAATCGGTGAATTGATGGATGATGTTACCGCTAACCTTGCGGTAACGGATGAAGAACTTGACAAAAGCGGGGAACAACAGCTGAGAATAGCGGTGGTCGGGAAGCCCAATGTTGGCAAATCTTCACTACTGAACCGGCTTCTGGGGGAAAAACGGCTGGTGACCAGCAATCAGCCGGGAACAACGATGGACGCTATAGAAGTGCCGCTTACGGTCAACGATCATCATTACCGCTTTATTGATACTGCCGGGTTAAGAAGAAAAGCCAGGGTTCGTGAGCAAATTGAAGGCTATGGGAATGTTGCCACGCTTCGCAGTATAGATTTTGCCCAGATAATTCTGCTGATGGTTGATGCGACGGTGGGAATTACCGACCAGGATATTCGTATTGCTTCACTGGCCCATAAAAAAAGTAAAGCCATAATTTTTGTTTTTAATAAAATTGATTTGCCGGATGCTAAGGATTTTAGCAAAAAAATAATGATGAACCTTCTCAAAGTCCGGCTTCCCTTTATTTATAATCCAAATGCAATGAGAGTTTCAGTAATTGAAAACCGCGGACTTAATAAAATATTTCCGCTGCTGCAAAAACTTGACAAACAGCTCCTTACCAAGGTGACTACCGGAAAATTGAACCGGATGCTCAAAGAGATCACCACCCAACATCAACACCCGCTGATTTATCATCACCCATTGAAATTTTATTATATTACCCAAATTTCCGGTATTCCTCCAGCCTTTGTGATTTTCTGCAATATGGTAACCGGAATAAAGCCATCATATGTCCGCTATCTGAAGAAAAAGATGATGGAATATCTTGCACTTGACGGAATACCTATAAGAATATTTTTTAGAAAAAGATGA
- a CDS encoding HU family DNA-binding protein yields MNKSEMTEELAVQANLNSKVAETIINLVINSMKDALIDNDRIELRGFGSFHIEHYESYTGRNPKTGDSIEVPPKKLPFFKVGKELKENINRKFLSENS; encoded by the coding sequence ATGAATAAGTCCGAAATGACCGAGGAACTTGCTGTTCAGGCTAATTTAAACAGTAAGGTTGCCGAAACCATCATTAATCTGGTAATTAATTCCATGAAAGATGCCCTTATTGATAATGACCGGATAGAATTGAGGGGCTTTGGCAGTTTCCATATTGAGCATTATGAATCTTATACCGGGCGTAATCCTAAAACTGGTGATTCGATTGAAGTGCCGCCCAAAAAATTACCTTTCTTCAAAGTCGGCAAAGAATTAAAAGAGAACATCAATAGAAAGTTTTTAAGTGAGAATTCATAG
- the pgsA gene encoding CDP-diacylglycerol--glycerol-3-phosphate 3-phosphatidyltransferase → MVKILDFFSHKKNLPNILTFSRIAVVPLLIFLLYFDSRIINFFTALLIIAAAVTDALDGYLARRYELVTSFGKLLDPVADKILLVTTMVMLVFLGRAPAWIVCLILCREIAITGLRAIVAEHGVIIDASPLAKYKTIFQIVAVVALTIHYPLFGIDAQVVGTIFIWMAFGLTWWTGYQYFDKALPYFNGPEE, encoded by the coding sequence ATGGTTAAAATATTAGATTTTTTTTCTCATAAAAAAAACTTGCCGAATATTCTGACTTTTTCCCGTATTGCAGTAGTTCCTTTGCTGATATTCCTGCTTTATTTTGATTCACGGATAATAAACTTCTTTACCGCCCTGCTTATTATTGCCGCGGCAGTAACTGATGCTCTTGATGGATATCTGGCGAGAAGGTATGAGCTGGTTACTTCTTTTGGAAAATTGCTGGATCCGGTTGCCGATAAAATTTTGCTGGTTACCACTATGGTGATGCTGGTTTTCCTGGGACGGGCACCGGCATGGATTGTTTGCTTGATACTCTGTCGCGAGATAGCTATCACCGGTTTGCGAGCTATCGTGGCTGAGCATGGAGTCATTATCGATGCAAGTCCTTTGGCCAAATATAAAACAATCTTCCAGATTGTTGCAGTAGTGGCATTAACGATTCACTATCCCCTTTTTGGCATTGACGCCCAGGTGGTAGGAACAATCTTCATCTGGATGGCATTTGGACTGACCTGGTGGACCGGCTATCAATATTTTGATAAGGCCTTACCATATTTTAATGGACCAGAGGAATGA